The region TGTTCCCAGGCATGCTTGGTGCCTATTTTGCCCATGCAGCAGATAATCTAGACCAAGTCAATACTAAGCAAGTAGGTAAGGGTATTTTTCCCGTCCTGCGGTTGTTCCTTGCCTCATCCAAGATTAACAACACCCCGTACTCATCACAGATATCCCTGATCTTTCCAAAGTACCCTTCCACAGCAGGAAAACACCCCAGCGTCATCCTGCTAACAGTCTGTCTCGGCAACAAAGCCCGCCACACGCCCAGGTCAAACCCTCAATATCTCATCCTCAAACTGACGCGCCAGTCGCTCAGCGAGCTCTGCATCCGtctcctcaacctctttCACCTAGTATGCATAGCAATGATCCGCAAAGGAAACATTCGGCGCCTTAAAATCTCTATAAaactccctcctctcctcatGCCCCGAAACACAGAGTGCCCCAATCATATTTCCAGGTAACTTTGCTTCCGCGCATTAAAGTGCGTGTGCCCCGGCTGCCCTTTTTCATACCACTATTGGATAGCAAGCTTCAGCGCTGTATCAGTTGCTTCACTCCCCGAATTCATGAAGAAAGTCTTCGTCAGACCGCCTTCGTCGGACCGCCTGGTTTATGTGAGAGTAAAATAGACGTATGCGATGTTTTGCAGGTGGTTTCTGATGTCTTCGTTGGCTTCGGGTTGGATCTAGCCTAGACGGGAGACCGAGGGGCCGCAGCTTGCATCGATGACCCTCTTGCCGTcttcgaggatgaggtttATACCGTTGCCGGCGATGATTTTGGCGGGGCGCGAGGTGATGGAGCGGTGGACAATGTGGGAGCTGGAGACGAATGAGTCGAGGGTTATTTTGACGGGTATAGATGTGatggttggtgttggtggcggCTGGATCGTAGAATCTATATCAGAAACGAGTCAAGTGAGACATGAATCCAAGAGAATGGATGATGTTGGTCGAAGTAGTTGGAGATCCGGAGTATGTCGATGCAGCAGATCAACCAAACCGTGCGGGGTCCGGCATTCTCCAGGTTGTACATCCCTACCGAAGTAGTATACTACGCCCTGGGTCGTATGGAGCTGGTAGAGAAGTCGCGCCACGCCATTTGTAGGCACAGAAAGGCAACCTTTGAGCTTAATATTCTGCTTGGAATATTAGTGAGGCGATTATAAGTACTACATGCTGTCTATGCTAGTCTGAAGATGGCACCGCTCAGCTACGGAACTGAGACGACAGACTTAATATATCCTCAATGTGGAGCAGATACAGATGAAAGCGAAGGCTGCAGTGCCGTGGACTTTGCGTACATACGGCTAGGCTAGCCCACTTTTGACTAGGTCTGGTCATACTGAAATCCCTCGaatatttctattattttgTCTAGCCTGTTAGTTACGGTACATGGCACCCTGGTGTCCAGGGATGCTCTGGTCGAGCCGGCTCAAGGCAGTTCTATTCGTAAAGCGATCATTGCGATCTCGTAAATTCGAATGCTGAATGGATGGGTATTGTTCGCTGCAACAGAACATGGAGCGATATGgcgaaaaaagaaaaaggcacCAAAAGGTAAAATGTATCCCATAAGCACTGCTTTTGGAAAGGCGGCTGTCTTGTCAAATTAGACGTTGAGCGTGACAACCCGGAAGGGAGTGAAGCGCCTGGCACTGGAGATGGCGCAGGAGAGGCCCCGAAAGCGGggtaagaaaaagaagatgTTGTCGAGTATAGTCGATATGTCAGCCGTGACGGGCATAAAATTTGTCAAAAGACGAATCTTCTCAGAAGGCAGTCTTGGAAAATGGTATAATAAATCTACGAACAGATCTGAACCGCGTTCAACGCTCGGGTTAGATCATCGGCGGCGAATGGCATGGGTATTCCCTTGGTGGGAAGGGGTGGCGTGGTGACCGATCGAATCATCGGCGAGGTGTTGCGGACTGGGGTTTTGCCCTTCATTACCGGGTCTTCATCGAGAGGGTCAAGGAAAAGTGTCATGGTAGAGTCACTAAAACTCTCTGGATCAACCGCTGTGGTTGAAGAGAGCGACCCTTCGGTTGCCTGTCGATCTTGGATAAATTCGTCGTGGTAGGCTGCTGGAGACGCTGGTGATTGGTTAGTTTGAACGAACCCAGTCAAAGCGTTGAGATACAACATCCATTCACAGGGATAGGGGCGATGGGGATACAAACCTCCATGAGACAGATTCCTCTTCGGTATCCGGGACCGAGCCTGGTCTAAAGCCGTGTCGGCAACTCCCCGGGAATCAACGTAGTCCGGTAATGTCGTACAAGGCGACAGGGATAGATCGAGGGATCGTCGACGATCcttttgagcttcttcaaagGACCATGCGGCCAGTCGTTTTTGGTGTTCCTTGTCGAAAGGACCCTTGAACTTCGATGGCGGAACCTCGCCACGTCTATAGTATTCGATCTTGATTCCTGATACGGATTGCTTCGATTTGTGCCCTCGAAACACCTTCCGTACTTTCTCTCGAAAACTCATCTTGGCGATGTCGGAACGGATTTAACAAGGCGTTTAACAGAGGCTGATAGTTCAGCAAAGATAAAGGAATAGAGTGGAGATGGAGCGTCGTTGAGCGATACGTCACAGCGGGAGGGCCGTCCCAGCAAGGGGATTGAGGCAGGCGATGTGCAAGCACAGACGACAATCGAGAATCCGGAGAGACCTTAGGATCATCGTTCGCTGAAGCTGGAAAGCGGGATGGTGGGAGGGATGGAGGGGTGAGGTTGAAGGAGTGAGGGAAGCagaggaaggaagaaagagaagaaaagaatgaaCATGGGAAGTGAAGTCGATGCAACAGTTGATGCGAGAGCACCGTCGTGATTTGTGCAATAATCGGTATTACTATTGTATTGGCACCCCCACACTGCAATCAATAAACAGCAGCGGTAGCAGTAACAAGGCAGAGCCAGATCGGGTCTGTTGGGGATGGCCCTTGTAATTATACAGGAGCAGGGTGCTTGTGCTGGATGGAGAACAAGGAGCAGGCAAGCAGCGTGATTGGCATTGAGCGAGTGCCGTTGGACCCGTTGGACCACTTCTTGTCTTAGGTGGAATTAACAGGCGCCAGGCGACTCACTTATCATCGTCATCTATTATTTTTCCAGGCAGACTGGGTGGTCTGTGGTCGcgagtcaagactcaagaccCAGTCGGGAAGCCCGCGATTGCCCGACCGAATCCGGTGAGCCTCTGAGGGCGAATTGGAGCAGTGCGAcgtggaggaagattgaAATAAAACGGAGTAATAAACGAATAATGCGCGATTTATCCACTCGGCGAGGCGGAGCGAGTTGGCGCTCTCTGTCCAGCACAGCAAAAGCAATGTTAATGCAGATTGCTGGGGGTGAACTTGAAGAGATTTATCATTTAATCCAAGCTGCATCCCCATGCCCCCGTCTTTTGCCTCCCACTTCCTTGGGGGATTCCCCTATGGGTGGCAGTCGCAGTGGCCGGTCCCAATTTCTCAAGGACGACGCTGGAGCCCTCGTCTAGCGAATAGCAGCGCCGCTTATGCGTTACATCCGAGCCCACACAGACAGGAAGACAGGCAGCCCGCCCTTCCACCTCTCTTGTGAGTTGCATCCCCGTGGTTGACGCCTGCTGGTTCTACGGTTCCTGAGCAGCCACACAGCATCTGCCGGAAATGGCGGGAGTGCTGTTACATCCAGAATACAGCCTGAATTGGAAAATGGGGGCAAAAGCCTCAAGGTGTATTCTGCAGCGAACGATTCCAGAAGACACTAAGCCTCTCGATCGGCGAGCCACTTTgacccctcctccagtcgTCGAAGGATCCGAAACGAGCCTGGCTCTCTTGGCGATGCTGATTATCACCAGGAACACCAAGATGAGCGAGGTGACATCTGGTAGATGGCCAAAGCATCATTTGCCAAGTGAACTTTGttgttattataattagactaACCCAAACTCTTTAAGACTTTAAGTGACTCTTCAATCCCAGCATGCAACCCCAGATCATGGATTCCATGTGCGATAATGGATGGCGTTTGCCACACGGTATGTGTGTGTGCGTGTGTGTTGTTCTCTTGCTTCGGTTTCGAGCCCGCCCGGCACGCTCGTTCCGGTATGCCCGAGTCAGCAACTTTGAActtcgtcatcaccaccgcccCTCAGTGACGTctgtcttcttcccttcatACTTCCAGAATCAGGTTCCAGAACCCAGACCCCCGTTTCTTTTGCATCTCGGCTAGCCGTACACATTCGGAGAACGTCTCGGCTAGGCTAAACTCGTTACCGCATTGTAAATGACAAGGCGGAGATTACGATGTATACTGGCCATCACTCGGTATCTGATCTAGACCACGGGATGTTGGCTCTTCGAACTACGTACAGGTTTGCTCTACACGCAGCTCCAAGGTAACTgtctgaaggagatgaaaCAAAATGTATTCCGAGAAAAAACCGAGACAAGTAAAAATCTATACAAACCAATGAGCACCCGCCTGGCTTTTGATGCAAATAGGGAATCACCCATAGATGACGCTTTTCTATAAGCAACTACCTGTTTTCGATAAGTATTCGCAACACAGCTCCACAGTCTCTTATTGTCCTGGTCTGTTGGTGCTCTTTTGTTTGAAGCCCATTGTTCTCTCCAGTAGTGATGTCATCCGGAGCTTGGCAGGGCCAGCAACCGATTCGAACAATAAAAAACACGGTGCTAAAAACACCATCTGAACGATTTCATTGCTGCTAATTTTAGTCGGGGTAAATCCTAATTCAATTTCCCATGCCAGACGAGTCAGACATTCCTTCGTCCGCAGTTATGGCCATGTCAGATGCTGGGCTGCCTGATCC is a window of Aspergillus puulaauensis MK2 DNA, chromosome 4, nearly complete sequence DNA encoding:
- a CDS encoding uncharacterized protein (COG:S;~EggNog:ENOG410PZNX), giving the protein MSFREKVRKVFRGHKSKQSVSGIKIEYYRRGEVPPSKFKGPFDKEHQKRLAAWSFEEAQKDRRRSLDLSLSPCTTLPDYVDSRGVADTALDQARSRIPKRNLSHGASPAAYHDEFIQDRQATEGSLSSTTAVDPESFSDSTMTLFLDPLDEDPVMKGKTPVRNTSPMIRSVTTPPLPTKGIPMPFAADDLTRALNAVQICS